The window CCCAAGAGAACCTGTATTCTGACACTTTTTAAGAaggagctggccaggcatggcggcaagtgcctgtggtcctagctacaggaggctaaggcgggaggatcccttgagcctagggaggttgaagctgcagtcagcagattgtgccaccacacgccagcctgggcgaatgAGAGCCTGGCTCGTGGATGCAGAGATAgattaggtaggtaggtaggtaggtaggtaggtaagcaGGCACGTAGGTAGAGAAGTCGGTAGCCGTTGCCACCCTGCTGAGTTCTCCCATTTGCTGTGCTGGAAGCCACTCTTCTAGACAAGGATGGGGAAGCAGCTCACAACCCCTCTGCAGCTCTGAgtcagggtggagggagggctgggctctTTCCATTTACACAAAGGGAAGTCTGGATCAGCCCCCTCAGACTGATTCCTGTACTGCCCTGGGTGTGTCCTTAAGGGAGATTAAAGGAAAAcctttgtttgcttgatttttccATGTGAGTCTTCTGTAATTTCCTCGTAATCTtgacctgcccccaccctccacatCTTTCCTCTTCTGATGTCACAGAGAGGTGGATTTAAATCATCTGGGGAGGACTTTATGCAGACGGACCCTGTCTAAGAGGGAGAACGTGTTGAAAGTCTTATGTGATCGGATTTAAACTTCCACTGAGAGTAATTGAGCAATTTGTCAGGGGGCTGTTTGGACTAGATCAGATGTAAAATAGAGCTGTTAACCCATAGAAGATGTTGAACTGTTAAGTCACAGGTTTGTCATAAACTTGTCCTTTGGTAAAATGCTTGCCTATTTATTTCTCTGGGTTTCCTAGGGACCCAAAAGCAATAGAGACACTCCAATCTTTTGGGAAGGTTtactgggcaaaatctggaaaattcaCACAGCAAGACATTGACGAAGGCAAACTTTGTCTTCTCAACCGTAGATGATCCTGTCGCTCCTTCATACAAAGGTATTGTGAGTGTAACAGTGAGAATCTCAGTCCACAGCCTCGCAGATGACATTGCTGTTTTCCGAGTTCCCTCATGCACAGGCAGGAGCACCAGCTTCTGGCGCCTCTGTCCTTGCCTGTGATACGATTTCCACGTCTGACACCCTAAATATTGGCCTTGGAAACACGCTTCCCGACATCTGGGCGAGAAGAGTGCATCCTGTCATTTCAGTTTTACTGACCTGAGGCCCAGTGGGGCCAACCCACGGCAGTGACTGGGCTCATTCGTGTGGAAGGATGACGTGACCACGGCCCAGGCCTGGCCACATTACACTGTAGAGCCACTTTTGCTCACAGCATTATCAGCCTCACGCGGTCCTGAATGCATCCACGCTGCAGAAGCAGGCCTTGGTAAGAGTCAGCGTGGCTCGTGGGAGCTAGAGGTCAGGGTGTGATCTCTGGGCTGTTAGACATGACCCTGTGGTTGAAACACGTATGTGAAGTAACAGTGAGATGCACCTGTCCCCTCTGGGACACGAGGGCATAGCCCACTGTGCGAGCTCCTGGGTGGCAGCCCCCCTGTGCCTGTGGTTTGTCTTCTAGGAATGGACCACTTCTTGTACGGCCTCTCGGATGAGATGAAGCAGGCCCACAGGGAGCAGCTCTTCACCATCAGCCACAAGAAGCTCCTGGCCATGAGCGATaggtgagtggggagtggggagtggggagtggggagcggggagtgggggaGACAGCGTCCGGGATTGGAGACCTTAACGGCACTGAAGTAGAAGCCAGTCCTCACTGACCTCGCCTGCCTTCCTCTCAGGTACCTCGGCACTGGGAAGAGCACGCATGGCCTGGCCATACTCAGACCCGAGAATCCCAAAATCGCCAAGGACCCATCCTGGATCATCAGGTGAGCGGCCCTGGTGCCCCCAACTGTGCAGGAGCCCCTGAGACAATAGGCCTCTAGAGCTGAATATGAAAAGtcagaaatgctactgcttttCCAAGAATATTATGCCATTCTTAAAGTGTTGCCAACTGACTGGCAAGTCAATCTTAAGAGCGACCAGGAAGATGTCCATTGAAATAGTCATACACGAAATGCCAAAGATGCACCACGTAGAATTTTCACTTTCTACTGACTGAAAGGCTTGTTTTACCTCATTAGTTCTAGAATATttaagaatctaaaaataaagggCAACTCTGATTTAACCTCTGCTTGAGTCATTATCTTAAGTAGCATTTAGGGCTTTtactaaaaaacagaagtaaaatgaaaaggtacACAAAGGTGTCCCGTGTCTGCCTGTGCTGATTCATGAAACTCGATTACACCGAGGCCCTGTGGGAGCGTCCTCCTAACAGACGGAAGTTCAACGGGGCGGCCGGATGGAAGCAGTCCTGAGAAGCAGGTGGGCTGGGGTGAGTAAGCGCTCGCTTCGTCTTCACAGAGCCAGAAAGGAGAGCCGCCACGCCAGCTCTTCTTGGCCGTTGGACTCTGATTTCCCAAACAGCTTGTTTTTGgggtctcctctccctccacacagctCTCCACCGCCGTTTCTGAGGCACAGCTGTGGTCTCCTGCAACCTAGAGCTAAGAGGCAGAAACGCTGTCCCTACAGGAGGTGGGCCCACGAGGGCAGCAGGGCCGTCACGCCAGCACCCATGTCTACTCTGGCAAGAGTCATCAGAGAATTCCAAATTAGGTCCCAGCAAGGACCGTGGCTTGGACTGGACGAGAAACTGGCTATCAGATTTTTCAAACCCCCACCTTGGTGGTTTTAACATGCAGCTAGGATTGCAATCAAGAGGCCGAGTAGGTAAGATTCATgtgttctcttttactttctaaggAGAGCAGGAGCCTGGGGTCAAGGCCCAGGGTCCTGGCCTGCTGCTGTGGTTGGAAACTGACACATGGCAATAAACATGGCATTCCCCTTGGCCTGTGTAAACTACTGGCTTTGTTCTCCTTTTATGACTTGTGCATAGTTCAGtgatccctactaaaaatatttttataatctttgccGACAAAAGTGCTGAGAAAACCATTAGTAGCCACCCATAGATTGAGGTTTTAATCTCctacttaaaaaactaaaacggaGGACTGTTGGAGTTGTAGGCAAACGTTTAATACACACATCTGAAAGCATGAGACACAGTCCAGACAGCACGCACTGGAGCTGGTGGGGCACACGGTCGGTGACAGGTGCTTGCTTGTTAGGTATTAATGTCAATAAATACTTTCAGAAAGTGCTGATAAATAACTTAAgtgttacaaaaacagatggtcCACGGTGAGTCCAGGTTGCAGGTACATGCAGGCAGGACTGGGTCAGACGCTCCAGGGCTGGGCTGCACGTGCTCTAGCTGGCCTGAGTCCGACACATCATAGTTGTCCATGTACTTGGCCAGGATCTTCATGAGGGGCCGcagcttgagccaccactgttctttgggaatcctgtgcctgtggagggatggggggacagcagtgaggctgggagatGCCACGGCCAGCACAGTGAGCCGTCTTGCCAGAAACACGGGGTTTGTAGGGTCGGCTGAATCAACTAGATAATAAAGCCAATTTCAGGGTCAAATGAAaccattgcttttatatttctaaaaattcttccCAAAGACCTAGTGGTGGtttcttattgttgttcttttgagacagagtctcgctctgtccccaggctggagagcagaggtgcagtctcagctcactgcaacctctgcctcccaggttcaggcgatttctcctgtctcagcctcctgagtagctgggactacaggtgtacaccaccacacctggctaatttttgtatttttagtagagatggggtttcaccatgtgggccaggctggtcttgatctcttgaccttgtgatccacccacctaggcctcccaaagtgctgggattataggtgtgagccgccatgcctggccaagacctaGTATTTTTTAACTGAGCTTCAGAAAATCTAGTTCCTCAAACCCCTGAATGAGTTGCCGAAAGCAACAGCAATGGCCATTCTCCTGTCCTGTACTCACGTTGGCTGGGTTTGCTAAGGCAATAAGACCCCAACTTACTCAAAATCCGTTTGCTTCTTCAGCTCTGCCACAGGTTGAAAAATAaggtttcttttgcttatttccaGCACACAAACGGAATCATCGgtggtaaatttttttcctataaaagattttaaaaaagattaacaacacCCTGTCACATGGGCAGGTGGGAGAGCAGAATCATGGGGCGAGATGAGAAGTGAGATTCCTGGCAACCATCCTGAACCTGGCCTGGAagcctgggggaggctgagaatgGCCAAGAACGGCCGAGAACAGCTGAGAACAACTGCACAGTGTGGCCAGCGCCTggcctgggcagctctgctcttgTGGGATCGCCCTGATGGCttcctggaaagcagcttttgtttttcctctcagtgGAGAGAATTTTTCACTAAATAGTGGAATAGGGAAATTACCTTAAGAAATTGATGCCCAcgaatacacacacagaggagtgagAAACATCCATAGctaaattagcaaaagaaaatcgATATAGAAAGAATCAGTCAGTTCTTCAAAAAGACAAACCAATTGAAACTGTTCACATCACTGTTTTTTGTAGACTGTCATTCTTCTACGTTGCACATTGGCAGTGATAATGGTTTGCCCTAAAAAAGCACACACCTGGTATGACTGAAGAAAGCTGAGGGGGGTGGGGGCAAGAAAGATGCTGGCACAAACAGCCACTCAGGAATGAGTGGGGACCAGCCACATTGGAACAATTAACAATTGTATTAtacaaaatgtcatgttttttaaaacttttcagtttaTCTAAAGATTTGTTAGAATATGTAACTTACAAAACTGATTTAAGGAAAAACATGCATAGTTCTACAAACATGAACAATTCATTCAGCAGCCAAATCTTCCTCAAAACTGGAAGTTCTGACAGATGGAGTTGCAAGGAGGTTGTCCTAACATACATCCAAAAAATAGAAGGCCCCACTTAAACTGTGAGGGAAACTGCGGGCTGATGCTCAAGATCTCCAGAGCAAAAAGCCTGCACAAAAGAACTTCAGGTTGAATCTAGCAGTGATAAAAGAGAACATGTTACCCACGCCCAAGCTGACCTTATCCCAGGAATCCAAGGTTGGTTAAATAGCAACGCTCAGAGACCAGCAGGAGTTAGAACATCACACGCAGCTCAGTACTGGACTGAAGAAGGAACCAGTATACCCTACTTCTCCCCGATAGGACAGCATTTTCACCAAGGCAGACGGCCTCCCTCCGCGGACCCCTTACCTCTGCCCCAGGCCTCCTTGAGTTTCGCAGTGATCCACTCCATAGCTCTGGCAGAGATTTTGGTTCCAAAGTTTCTATCAAATGGAGAGGGTGCCCCACCCTGTTGGTGGTTAGAGTCATATGAAATATCAGTTATACAGTAACACTTTGTTGTTAAATAGAAATGACgatttctatttcacagaattCACGTTTTTATTTCTAGGTCTTTACGGAtagctggaacagaaaaaaacacaatctctGTTTCCTGTAGCCTGAACTCAGCCTGTTAAGCAAAAGTGTCAAGTGTTCCCCCTGCCCAgtaagaggaggattttaataaatggaatgaGTCAACTAACAatctccaatattttaaaatcttcaatcaGGATTTCATAAACTcatct is drawn from Chlorocebus sabaeus isolate Y175 unplaced genomic scaffold, mChlSab1.0.hap1 unalloc_scaffold_337, whole genome shotgun sequence and contains these coding sequences:
- the LOC140711227 gene encoding ATP-dependent 6-phosphofructokinase, platelet type-like; protein product: MGGWRMEAEGPATTSSSLPAEPSGACSSSPWAATVATWPTWGAHGRSRCRIHFRRALRQQGSAVQCGAPDAENEDYYPEGPCAQGGAPSPFDRNFGTKISARAMEWITAKLKEAWGRGKKFTTDDSVCVLEISKRNLIFQPVAELKKQTDFEHRIPKEQWWLKLRPLMKILAKYMDNYDVSDSGQLEHVQPSPGASDPVLPACTCNLDSPWTICFCNT